A single window of Aquabacterium sp. OR-4 DNA harbors:
- the fdh3B gene encoding formate dehydrogenase FDH3 subunit beta: protein MARMKFICDSERCIECNGCVTACKAEHDVPWGVNRRRVVTLNDGQPGEKSISVACMHCSDAPCMAVCPVDCFYRTDEGVVLHDKDVCIGCGYCSYACPFGAPQFPSNGSFGLRGKMDKCTFCAGGPEANGSEAEFEKYGRNRLAEGKLPACAEMCSTKALLGGDGDVVADIFRTRVLTRNKGSEVWGWGTAYGKPSSGATPAPAKPETSKS, encoded by the coding sequence ATGGCCCGCATGAAGTTCATCTGCGACAGCGAGCGTTGCATCGAGTGCAACGGCTGCGTCACCGCCTGCAAGGCCGAGCACGACGTGCCCTGGGGCGTGAACCGCCGCCGCGTGGTCACGCTCAACGACGGCCAGCCCGGCGAAAAGAGCATCTCGGTGGCCTGCATGCACTGCTCCGATGCGCCCTGCATGGCAGTCTGCCCGGTCGACTGCTTCTACCGCACCGACGAAGGCGTGGTGCTGCACGACAAGGACGTGTGCATCGGCTGCGGCTACTGCAGCTACGCCTGCCCGTTCGGGGCGCCGCAGTTCCCCAGCAACGGCAGCTTCGGCCTGCGCGGCAAGATGGACAAGTGCACCTTCTGCGCCGGCGGCCCCGAGGCCAATGGCAGCGAGGCCGAGTTCGAGAAGTACGGCCGCAACCGCCTGGCCGAAGGCAAGCTGCCGGCCTGCGCCGAGATGTGCAGCACCAAGGCCCTGCTGGGCGGCGACGGCGATGTGGTGGCCGACATCTTCCGCACCCGTGTGCTCACCCGCAACAAGGGCAGCGAGGTCTGGGGCTGGGGCACGGCCTACGGCAAGCCCAGCAGCGGCGCCACGCCCGCCCCTGCCAAGCCGGAGACCTCCAAGTCATGA
- a CDS encoding formate dehydrogenase subunit alpha produces the protein MLLTRRSTSTSPNASGLVNSLARGVARAVPTMDRRAFLRRSGMGVGAGIAASQLTLVKKVQAADAKAAADGGKKVEVKRTVCGHCSVGCAIDAVVENGVWVRQEPVFDSPINLGAHCAKGAAVRENGHGEYRLKSPMKLVDGKYKKISWDEALNEISQKMLALRKESGPDSVYVVGSSKHNNEQAYLLRKWMTLWGSNNCDHQARICHSTTVAGVANTWGYGAMTNSYNDMQNAKAALYIGSNAAEAHPVSMLHVLHAKETGCKMIVVDPRFTRTAAKADQFVRLRSGTDIAFLFGVLYHVFKNGWEDKQYVEDRVYGLDKVREDVLAKWTPEKVLEVTGVDEATCLQVAKTMAENRPSTIVWCMGQTQHTIGNAMVRASCILQLALGNIGKSGGGANIFRGHDNVQGATDVGPNPDSLPGYYGLAEGSFKHFAKAWGVDFEWIKKQYAPGMMAKSGITVSRWIDGVMEKNELIDQESNIRGMFFWGHAPNSQTRGLEMKKAMDMLDLLVVVDPFPSATAAMAAMPSQGANAKRAVYLLPATTQFETTGSCTASNRSIQWREKVIEPLWDSRTDHMIMYQLAQKLGFDKELVKNYKMVKGKGGMDEPETESILREINKCVWTIGYTGQSPERLKAHMRNMNVFDVKTLRAKGGIDKETGYKLDGDFFGLPWPCYGTPELKHPGSPNLYDTSKHVMDGGGNFRANFGVERDGVSLLAGEGSHSAGADLTMGYPEFDHLLLKKLGWWDELSDDEKKTAEGKNWKTDPSGAIIKVAMKNHGCHPFGNAKARAVVWNFPDPIPQHREPLYSNRADLVDKYPTHDDRKAFWRLPTLYKTVQQKNRDIGQQYPLVMTSGRLVEFEGGGEETRSNPWLAELQQDMFVELNPKAANDRGIRNGEYVWVKTPPMQAVPDFKGIKVKALVTERVGPDTVFLPFHFSGRWGGVDLAPYYPEGAMPVVRGESVNVATTYGYDSVTMMQETKTTVCQIEKATA, from the coding sequence ATGTTGCTGACCCGCCGCTCCACGTCAACGAGCCCGAATGCCTCGGGCCTCGTCAACAGCCTTGCACGCGGCGTTGCCCGCGCCGTGCCCACGATGGACCGCCGCGCGTTCCTGCGCCGCTCGGGCATGGGCGTGGGTGCCGGCATCGCCGCCAGCCAACTCACGCTGGTCAAGAAGGTGCAGGCCGCCGATGCCAAGGCCGCTGCCGACGGCGGCAAGAAGGTCGAGGTCAAGCGCACCGTGTGCGGCCACTGCTCGGTGGGCTGCGCCATTGACGCGGTGGTCGAGAACGGCGTCTGGGTGCGCCAGGAGCCGGTGTTCGACAGCCCCATCAACCTGGGCGCGCACTGCGCCAAGGGCGCGGCGGTGCGCGAGAACGGCCATGGCGAGTACCGGCTCAAGAGCCCGATGAAGCTGGTTGACGGCAAGTACAAGAAGATCAGCTGGGACGAGGCGCTCAACGAGATCAGCCAGAAGATGCTGGCGCTGCGCAAGGAAAGCGGCCCCGACAGCGTGTACGTGGTGGGCTCGTCCAAGCACAACAACGAGCAGGCCTACCTGCTGCGCAAGTGGATGACCCTGTGGGGCAGCAACAACTGCGACCACCAGGCGCGCATCTGCCACTCCACCACCGTGGCCGGCGTGGCCAATACATGGGGGTATGGCGCCATGACCAACTCCTACAACGACATGCAGAACGCCAAGGCGGCGCTCTACATCGGCTCCAACGCCGCCGAGGCGCACCCGGTGAGCATGCTGCATGTGCTGCATGCCAAGGAAACCGGCTGCAAGATGATCGTGGTCGACCCGCGCTTCACGCGCACGGCGGCCAAGGCCGACCAGTTCGTGCGGCTGCGCTCGGGCACCGACATCGCGTTCCTGTTCGGCGTGCTGTACCACGTGTTCAAGAACGGCTGGGAAGACAAGCAGTACGTCGAGGACCGTGTCTACGGCCTGGACAAGGTGCGCGAGGACGTGCTGGCCAAGTGGACCCCCGAGAAGGTGCTGGAAGTGACCGGCGTCGATGAAGCCACCTGCCTGCAGGTGGCCAAGACCATGGCCGAGAACCGCCCCAGCACCATCGTCTGGTGCATGGGCCAGACCCAGCACACCATCGGCAACGCCATGGTGCGCGCCTCGTGCATCCTGCAGCTGGCGCTGGGCAACATCGGCAAGAGCGGCGGTGGCGCCAACATCTTCCGTGGCCACGACAACGTGCAGGGCGCCACCGACGTCGGCCCCAACCCTGACTCGCTGCCCGGCTACTACGGCCTGGCCGAAGGCTCGTTCAAGCACTTCGCCAAGGCCTGGGGCGTCGACTTCGAGTGGATCAAGAAGCAGTACGCGCCGGGCATGATGGCCAAGTCGGGCATCACGGTGTCGCGCTGGATCGACGGCGTGATGGAGAAGAACGAGCTGATCGACCAGGAAAGCAACATCCGCGGCATGTTCTTCTGGGGCCATGCGCCCAACTCGCAGACCCGGGGTCTGGAGATGAAGAAGGCCATGGACATGCTCGACCTGCTGGTCGTCGTCGATCCCTTCCCCAGCGCCACCGCGGCCATGGCCGCGATGCCCAGCCAGGGCGCCAACGCCAAGCGCGCGGTGTACCTGCTGCCGGCCACCACGCAGTTCGAGACCACGGGCTCCTGCACCGCCTCCAACCGCAGCATCCAGTGGCGCGAGAAGGTCATCGAGCCGCTGTGGGACAGCCGCACCGACCACATGATCATGTACCAGCTGGCGCAGAAGCTGGGCTTCGACAAGGAGCTGGTCAAGAACTACAAGATGGTCAAGGGCAAGGGCGGCATGGACGAGCCCGAGACCGAGTCCATCCTGCGCGAGATCAACAAGTGCGTGTGGACCATCGGCTACACGGGCCAGAGCCCCGAGCGCCTGAAGGCTCACATGCGCAACATGAACGTCTTCGACGTCAAGACGCTGCGCGCCAAGGGCGGCATCGACAAGGAGACCGGCTACAAGCTCGATGGCGACTTCTTCGGCCTGCCCTGGCCCTGCTACGGCACGCCCGAGCTCAAGCACCCCGGCTCGCCCAATCTCTATGACACCAGCAAGCACGTGATGGATGGCGGCGGCAACTTCCGCGCCAACTTCGGTGTCGAGCGCGACGGCGTCTCGCTGCTGGCCGGTGAAGGCTCGCACTCGGCCGGCGCCGACCTGACCATGGGCTACCCCGAGTTCGATCACCTGCTGCTCAAGAAGCTGGGCTGGTGGGACGAGCTGTCCGACGACGAGAAGAAGACCGCCGAAGGCAAGAACTGGAAGACCGACCCGTCGGGCGCCATCATCAAGGTGGCTATGAAGAACCACGGCTGCCACCCCTTCGGCAATGCCAAGGCCCGCGCCGTGGTCTGGAACTTCCCCGACCCGATTCCGCAGCACCGCGAGCCGCTGTACAGCAACCGCGCCGACCTGGTCGACAAGTACCCCACGCACGACGACCGCAAGGCCTTCTGGCGCCTGCCCACGCTCTACAAGACCGTGCAGCAGAAAAACCGGGACATCGGCCAGCAGTATCCGCTGGTGATGACCTCGGGCCGCCTGGTCGAGTTCGAGGGCGGTGGCGAAGAGACGCGTTCCAACCCCTGGCTGGCCGAGCTGCAGCAGGACATGTTCGTCGAGCTCAACCCCAAGGCGGCCAATGACCGCGGCATCCGCAACGGCGAGTACGTGTGGGTCAAGACCCCGCCGATGCAGGCCGTGCCCGACTTCAAGGGCATCAAGGTCAAGGCCCTGGTCACCGAGCGCGTGGGCCCCGACACCGTCTTCCTGCCCTTCCACTTCTCGGGGCGCTGGGGCGGCGTGGATCTGGCGCCGTACTACCCCGAAGGCGCCATGCCGGTGGTGCGCGGCGAGTCGGTCAACGTGGCCACCACCTACGGCTACGACAGCGTGACGATGATGCAAGAGACCAAGACCACGGTCTGCCAGATCGAAAAAGCGACGGCATAA
- a CDS encoding DUF3305 domain-containing protein — protein sequence MNPSRPSLRVAVLIEREHQPNRWEDWRHRIAEVLLDEGQFDGVNTASHAGADGSLGARPDRARLLRDDGKTAQFLHLGLDLALYADEGEGYYLNLSSGNPVWFVMWRCDEADPSRAWPEAVSVSYNEAGRWLDAQERVDNLPLPAAVRDWLQAYADQHYRPEPKQRKRPASFRAPERR from the coding sequence ATGAACCCGAGCCGGCCGAGCCTGCGGGTGGCGGTGCTGATCGAGCGCGAGCACCAGCCCAACCGCTGGGAAGACTGGCGCCACCGCATCGCCGAGGTGCTGCTCGACGAAGGCCAGTTCGACGGTGTCAACACCGCCAGCCATGCCGGCGCCGACGGCAGCCTGGGTGCCCGGCCAGACCGTGCGCGCCTGCTGCGTGACGACGGCAAGACGGCGCAGTTTCTGCACCTGGGCCTCGACCTGGCGCTGTACGCCGACGAGGGCGAGGGCTACTACCTCAACCTCAGCAGCGGCAATCCGGTGTGGTTCGTGATGTGGCGCTGCGACGAGGCCGACCCCTCGCGCGCCTGGCCCGAGGCGGTGAGCGTGTCGTACAACGAGGCCGGCCGCTGGCTGGACGCCCAGGAGCGGGTGGACAACCTGCCGCTGCCCGCCGCGGTGCGCGACTGGCTGCAGGCCTATGCCGACCAGCACTACCGGCCCGAACCCAAGCAGCGCAAGCGCCCGGCCTCGTTCCGCGCGCCCGAGCGGCGCTGA
- a CDS encoding DUF3306 domain-containing protein, producing MARLPADAGDYSRFVARGVQPEVKNAALKKLFSDPHFNVMDGLDIYIDDYGKPDPLPAAMLRQMVQSRFLGLFDDEDEKDGATPAQPGPPGAASLAPTSVTSVTSATPTPLDPHDPPAPNDAHDLSADPVPAHAPAALPHEDADLRLQPHPAAGPDGAAAGAEPAPGHQH from the coding sequence GTGGCCCGCCTGCCGGCCGATGCCGGCGACTATTCGCGCTTTGTCGCGCGTGGCGTGCAGCCCGAGGTCAAGAACGCGGCGCTGAAGAAGCTGTTCAGCGATCCGCACTTCAACGTGATGGACGGGCTGGACATCTACATCGACGATTACGGCAAGCCCGATCCGCTGCCGGCCGCCATGCTGCGGCAGATGGTGCAAAGTCGCTTCCTCGGCCTGTTCGACGACGAAGACGAGAAGGACGGCGCCACGCCTGCCCAGCCCGGGCCGCCGGGCGCGGCGAGCCTGGCCCCCACGTCGGTCACGTCGGTCACGTCGGCCACGCCAACCCCGCTCGACCCGCACGACCCACCAGCCCCGAACGACGCGCACGACCTTTCCGCCGATCCCGTCCCTGCCCACGCCCCTGCCGCCCTGCCCCATGAAGACGCTGATCTGCGATTGCAACCACACCCTGCCGCTGGACCCGACGGCGCTGCAGCAGGCGCTGAGCCGGCGCCCGGGCACCAGCACTGA
- a CDS encoding formate dehydrogenase produces the protein MSDSKHAPLSRRRVFAGAGAASALAGVAALVSRSEPAEVVAEAAKPAPEAGGGYQLTDHVKRYYQTAKV, from the coding sequence ATGAGCGATTCGAAGCACGCACCGTTGTCCCGCCGCCGCGTCTTTGCCGGCGCAGGGGCCGCCAGTGCATTGGCCGGGGTGGCCGCGCTGGTCTCGCGCAGCGAACCGGCCGAGGTGGTGGCCGAGGCGGCCAAGCCGGCGCCCGAGGCCGGCGGCGGCTACCAGCTCACTGATCACGTCAAGCGTTACTACCAGACCGCCAAGGTCTGA
- a CDS encoding formate dehydrogenase subunit gamma has product MRQATLGLGLVLALAGTAGAQPAAAGAAASAPAAVAAPEPKPEDTNAQRAKSQPGNNAPFWRAVRESGQQEGYTSLPGAEKGTLIQSFVQYPGSRLTNAGEAWRQVRNQWIIPYGGSLLLIAVLALAIFYKTKGPLGGHQADTGRKIERFTPFERAAHWANAGAFVALAVSGIVMAFGKFFLLPVIGSTLFGWLSFLLKNLHNFVGPLFAVSLLIVIVTFIKDNIANAADFVWLKRAGGMLGGSGEVPSHRFNAGEKGMFWWGVTVPGIVIVASGLVLDKLVPGFGELRGEMQIAHMVHAVAAMIMMTALVGHIYMGTIGVKGALGAMKTGWVDEGWAKEHHELWYDDVKAGKIPAQRSGQPAPGGVAGPVARA; this is encoded by the coding sequence ATGCGTCAAGCGACGCTGGGTCTCGGCCTGGTGCTGGCCCTGGCCGGCACGGCCGGCGCACAGCCGGCCGCGGCAGGCGCGGCGGCCTCGGCCCCGGCGGCCGTGGCCGCCCCCGAACCCAAGCCCGAGGACACCAACGCCCAGCGCGCCAAGAGCCAGCCGGGCAACAACGCGCCGTTCTGGCGCGCCGTGCGCGAATCAGGCCAGCAGGAGGGCTACACCAGCCTGCCGGGCGCCGAGAAGGGCACGCTGATCCAGAGCTTCGTGCAGTACCCGGGCTCGCGCCTGACCAACGCCGGCGAAGCCTGGCGCCAGGTGCGCAACCAGTGGATCATTCCCTATGGCGGCTCGCTGCTGCTGATCGCGGTGCTGGCACTGGCCATCTTCTACAAGACCAAGGGCCCGCTGGGCGGCCACCAGGCCGACACCGGCCGCAAGATCGAGCGTTTCACGCCGTTCGAGCGCGCCGCGCACTGGGCCAATGCCGGGGCCTTCGTGGCGCTGGCGGTCTCGGGCATCGTGATGGCCTTCGGCAAGTTCTTCCTGCTGCCCGTCATCGGCAGCACGCTGTTCGGCTGGCTGAGCTTCCTGCTGAAGAACCTGCACAACTTCGTCGGCCCGCTGTTCGCGGTGTCGCTGCTGATCGTCATCGTCACCTTCATCAAGGACAACATCGCCAACGCGGCCGACTTCGTCTGGCTCAAGCGCGCCGGCGGCATGCTGGGCGGCAGCGGCGAGGTGCCCTCGCACCGTTTCAACGCCGGCGAGAAGGGCATGTTCTGGTGGGGCGTCACGGTGCCCGGCATCGTGATCGTGGCCTCGGGCCTGGTGCTCGACAAGCTGGTGCCGGGCTTCGGCGAGCTGCGTGGCGAGATGCAGATCGCCCACATGGTTCACGCCGTGGCGGCAATGATCATGATGACCGCGCTGGTGGGCCACATCTACATGGGCACCATCGGCGTGAAGGGCGCGCTGGGCGCCATGAAGACCGGCTGGGTGGACGAAGGCTGGGCCAAGGAACACCACGAGCTGTGGTACGACGACGTCAAGGCCGGCAAGATCCCCGCCCAACGCTCTGGACAGCCCGCCCCGGGCGGTGTGGCCGGCCCGGTGGCGCGCGCCTGA
- the arsS gene encoding arsenosugar biosynthesis radical SAM (seleno)protein ArsS (Some members of this family are selenoproteins.) — MHATLPLLASTDFPALRRQALDTLQVNLGYRCNQSCLHCHVAASPQRTEMMDGDTVALVLEVLRVRGVGTLDLTGGAPELNPHFRRLVRGARALGVRVIDRCNLTILSEPGQQDLAAFLADMEAEVTASLPCYSAANVDRQRGDGVFDRSIAGLRQLNALGYGDGVSGRVLNLVYNPQGPSLPPPQGPLEADYKRELLQHFGIRFDHLFALTNMPIQRFGSTLVSQGRFADYMALLRGSYRADNLGTVMCRSLLSVDWQGDLYDCDFNQMLGLPASLGAQARPQLRDLLQHDALGSDIRVAEHCYGCTAGQGSSCGGALEAGAAALQAAPAGAA; from the coding sequence ATGCACGCCACCCTGCCCCTGCTTGCCTCCACCGACTTTCCGGCGCTGCGCCGCCAGGCGCTCGACACGCTGCAGGTCAACCTGGGCTACCGCTGCAACCAGAGCTGCCTGCACTGCCATGTGGCGGCCAGCCCGCAGCGCACCGAGATGATGGACGGCGACACCGTGGCGCTGGTGCTCGAGGTGCTGCGCGTGCGCGGCGTCGGCACGCTCGACCTGACCGGCGGCGCGCCCGAGCTGAACCCGCACTTCCGCCGCCTGGTGCGCGGTGCGCGTGCCCTGGGCGTGCGGGTGATCGACCGCTGCAACCTCACCATCCTGAGCGAGCCGGGGCAGCAGGATCTGGCGGCCTTTCTGGCCGACATGGAGGCCGAGGTCACGGCCTCGCTGCCGTGCTACTCAGCGGCCAATGTCGACCGCCAGCGCGGCGACGGTGTGTTCGATCGCAGCATTGCCGGCCTGCGCCAGCTCAATGCGCTGGGCTATGGCGACGGCGTGAGCGGCCGCGTGTTGAACCTGGTCTACAACCCGCAGGGGCCATCGCTGCCGCCGCCGCAAGGCCCGCTCGAGGCCGACTACAAGCGCGAGCTGCTGCAGCATTTCGGCATCCGCTTCGACCACCTGTTTGCGCTGACCAACATGCCGATCCAGCGCTTTGGCAGCACCCTGGTCAGCCAGGGCCGCTTTGCAGACTACATGGCCCTGCTGCGCGGCAGCTACCGCGCCGACAACCTGGGCACCGTGATGTGCCGCAGCCTGCTCAGCGTTGATTGGCAGGGTGATCTGTACGACTGCGACTTCAACCAGATGCTGGGCCTGCCCGCCAGCCTGGGGGCGCAGGCCCGGCCGCAGCTGCGCGACCTGCTGCAGCACGATGCGCTGGGCAGCGACATCCGCGTGGCCGAGCACTGCTACGGCTGCACGGCCGGGCAGGGCAGCAGCTGCGGCGGTGCGCTCGAAGCCGGCGCCGCGGCACTGCAGGCTGCGCCCGCCGGGGCGGCCTGA
- a CDS encoding 4Fe-4S binding protein, with protein sequence MKTLICDCNHTLPLDPTALQQALSRRPGTSTEGLDSLHTGLCRREAPAFQRAAKQAAASGDELLVACTQEQRLFVELNDLTEGARPVAEQPIRFVNLRETAGWSREGAQATPKIAALIAAAQLPPAEPVATHTYRSGGRCLVIGTAEAAEAAAVRLADKLDVSLLLDGTGSALAQRRDHAVHSGRITRLTGWLGAFDVAWENHNPIDLDLCTRCNACVEACPEGAIGLDYQIDLAACTGHRDCVRVCDTAGAIDFARAPLAGDERFDLILDLRAAPAFGQHQPPQGYFHVAPGADHERRLFEALLALRELVGEFDKPKFFHYDKRLCAHSRNQQTGCSACIDVCSTRAIRSDALLKGKTGGRMPLPAATPVGPGGGPTGGVIVEPALCVGCGACSTVCPSGAMRFAYPGPAHQGQRLRTLLGTYAAAGGRHAALLLHSEGAGLRLIDELGRAARLDKSLHGLPARVIPVPLWHTASVGLELWLMAIAQGASQVMVLLTAEEAPEYRQALAEQMAQGQALLAGLGYGDGHLRLIEARDARDLPALDAALRCAPAATVRQAASMAAQADKRGTLELALDHLRVMAPTAPPEAIALPAAGAALGSLRVDTERCTLCLSCVGACPSSALADNPERPQLRFIEKNCVQCGLCASTCPEQAITLQPRLWLADEGRARKATRVLHEVPPYACVSCGKPFGTLKAVENMVAKLAGHSAFQGAALQRLKMCQDCRVVDMYSNPNETRITDL encoded by the coding sequence ATGAAGACGCTGATCTGCGATTGCAACCACACCCTGCCGCTGGACCCGACGGCGCTGCAGCAGGCGCTGAGCCGGCGCCCGGGCACCAGCACTGAGGGCCTGGACAGCCTGCACACCGGCCTGTGCCGGCGCGAGGCGCCGGCCTTCCAGCGCGCTGCCAAGCAGGCCGCCGCCAGCGGCGACGAGCTGCTGGTGGCCTGCACCCAGGAGCAGCGCCTGTTCGTCGAGCTGAACGACCTGACCGAGGGCGCGCGCCCGGTGGCCGAGCAGCCGATTCGCTTTGTCAACCTGCGCGAGACGGCCGGCTGGTCACGCGAAGGGGCCCAGGCCACGCCCAAGATCGCCGCGCTGATTGCCGCCGCCCAGCTGCCGCCGGCCGAGCCGGTGGCCACCCACACCTACCGCTCAGGCGGGCGCTGCCTGGTGATCGGCACCGCCGAAGCCGCCGAGGCCGCCGCCGTGCGCCTGGCCGACAAGCTGGACGTGAGCCTGCTGCTCGACGGCACCGGCAGCGCGCTGGCCCAGCGCCGCGACCACGCGGTGCACAGCGGCCGCATCACCCGGCTGACCGGCTGGCTGGGCGCCTTCGACGTGGCGTGGGAGAACCACAACCCGATCGACCTCGACCTGTGCACGCGCTGCAACGCCTGCGTCGAGGCCTGCCCCGAGGGCGCGATCGGGCTCGACTACCAGATCGACCTGGCCGCCTGCACGGGCCACCGCGACTGCGTGCGCGTGTGCGACACCGCCGGCGCCATCGACTTTGCCCGCGCACCGCTGGCCGGCGACGAGCGCTTCGACCTGATCCTCGACCTGCGCGCCGCGCCGGCCTTTGGCCAGCACCAGCCGCCGCAGGGCTATTTCCATGTGGCACCGGGGGCCGACCATGAGCGCCGGCTGTTCGAGGCCCTGCTGGCGCTGCGCGAGCTGGTGGGCGAGTTCGACAAGCCCAAGTTCTTCCACTACGACAAGCGCCTGTGCGCGCACAGCCGCAACCAGCAGACCGGCTGCAGCGCCTGCATCGATGTGTGCTCCACCCGCGCCATCCGCAGCGACGCGCTGCTCAAGGGCAAGACCGGCGGCCGCATGCCGCTGCCGGCCGCCACGCCGGTGGGCCCGGGTGGCGGCCCCACCGGCGGCGTGATCGTCGAGCCGGCGCTGTGCGTGGGCTGCGGCGCCTGCAGCACCGTGTGCCCCAGCGGCGCGATGCGCTTTGCCTACCCGGGCCCGGCCCACCAGGGCCAGCGTCTGCGCACCCTGCTGGGCACCTATGCCGCGGCCGGCGGGCGCCATGCCGCGCTGCTGCTGCACAGTGAAGGCGCGGGCCTGCGCCTGATCGACGAACTGGGCCGCGCCGCGCGGCTCGACAAGAGCCTGCACGGCCTGCCGGCCCGCGTGATCCCGGTGCCGCTGTGGCACACCGCCAGCGTGGGCCTCGAGCTGTGGCTGATGGCCATCGCCCAGGGTGCCTCGCAGGTGATGGTGCTGCTCACCGCCGAAGAGGCGCCCGAGTACCGCCAGGCGCTGGCCGAGCAGATGGCGCAAGGCCAGGCGCTGCTGGCCGGCCTGGGCTACGGCGACGGCCACCTGCGCCTGATCGAGGCGCGCGATGCCCGCGACCTGCCGGCGCTGGACGCCGCCCTGCGCTGCGCACCGGCGGCCACCGTGCGCCAGGCCGCCAGCATGGCCGCCCAGGCCGACAAGCGCGGCACGCTGGAGCTGGCGCTCGATCACCTGCGCGTGATGGCCCCCACGGCGCCGCCCGAGGCCATTGCGCTGCCCGCCGCCGGCGCGGCCCTGGGCAGCCTGCGGGTGGACACCGAGCGCTGCACGCTGTGCCTGTCCTGCGTTGGCGCCTGCCCGTCCAGCGCCCTGGCCGACAACCCCGAGCGGCCGCAGCTGCGCTTCATCGAGAAAAACTGCGTGCAGTGCGGCCTGTGCGCCAGCACCTGCCCCGAGCAGGCCATCACCCTGCAGCCGCGGCTGTGGCTGGCCGACGAGGGCCGCGCGCGCAAGGCCACGCGGGTGCTGCATGAGGTGCCGCCCTATGCCTGCGTGAGCTGCGGCAAGCCCTTCGGCACCCTGAAGGCCGTGGAAAACATGGTGGCCAAGCTGGCCGGCCACAGCGCCTTCCAGGGCGCGGCGCTGCAGCGCCTGAAGATGTGCCAGGACTGCCGCGTGGTCGACATGTACAGCAACCCCAACGAAACCAGGATCACCGACCTATGA
- a CDS encoding formate dehydrogenase accessory sulfurtransferase FdhD has product MLPEALANAEPPAGPAVAAAAPVLSCARVEPLREIEIVDEYGERRRILIPFERPLTVYVDKRELVTLMTLGAQPELLVLGYLFNQRLVQRLDEIASIQVDWEVGAAAVTTHGGVAEIASRTSQRVVTTGCGQGTVFGDVLSHVESVHLPDARSARISQTGLRTLLEVVRQQDSLHRRAGSVHGCALFQGGQMLMFVEDVGRHNAIDTIAGWMALHGVGGADKQFYTTGRLTSEMVMKAAQMGVPIVVSRNGVTQMGHELATRLGMTLFGRAANRHFLCYTGFERFDAEPLPPAQPPAVRVVAG; this is encoded by the coding sequence ATGCTGCCCGAAGCCCTGGCCAACGCCGAACCGCCTGCCGGCCCTGCCGTGGCCGCCGCCGCACCGGTTCTGTCGTGCGCGCGGGTCGAACCGCTGCGCGAGATCGAGATCGTGGACGAGTACGGCGAGCGCCGGCGCATCCTGATCCCGTTCGAACGGCCGCTGACCGTCTATGTCGACAAGCGCGAGCTGGTCACGCTGATGACGCTGGGCGCCCAGCCCGAGCTGCTGGTGCTGGGCTACCTGTTCAACCAGCGCCTGGTGCAGCGGCTGGACGAGATCGCCTCGATCCAGGTCGACTGGGAGGTTGGCGCCGCGGCGGTCACCACGCACGGCGGCGTGGCCGAGATCGCGTCGCGCACCTCGCAGCGGGTGGTCACCACCGGCTGCGGCCAGGGCACGGTGTTTGGCGACGTGCTGTCGCATGTTGAATCGGTGCACCTGCCCGACGCCCGCAGCGCGCGCATCAGCCAGACCGGCCTGCGCACCCTGCTCGAGGTGGTGCGCCAGCAAGACAGCCTGCACCGGCGGGCCGGCTCGGTGCACGGCTGCGCCTTGTTCCAGGGCGGCCAGATGCTGATGTTCGTCGAGGACGTGGGCCGCCACAACGCCATCGACACCATCGCCGGCTGGATGGCGCTGCACGGTGTGGGCGGCGCCGACAAGCAGTTCTACACCACCGGCCGCCTGACCAGCGAGATGGTGATGAAGGCCGCGCAGATGGGCGTGCCCATCGTCGTCTCGCGCAATGGCGTCACCCAGATGGGCCACGAGCTGGCCACGCGCCTGGGCATGACGCTGTTCGGCCGCGCCGCCAACCGCCACTTCCTGTGCTACACCGGCTTCGAGCGCTTCGATGCCGAGCCGCTGCCGCCGGCCCAGCCGCCGGCCGTGCGCGTGGTGGCCGGTTGA